The Pseudomonas bijieensis DNA window CAACTCCGCGACCTTGGCCTCCAGGCTTTCGAGCCGCGCCCGGGTCCGGGCCAGCACGACCATCTGGCTGTCGAATTCTTCCCGGCTCACCAGGTCCAGTTTGCTGAACCCGCTTTGCAGCAGAGCCTTGAACTGGCTTTCGATTTCGCTCTTGGGCAGCGGCGTGTCACCACTCAAGATGCGGGAGGCATGGCCGCTCAGGGCGTCGAGGAGGTCTTTGGGCGCAAGCATGGGCAGGTGTCCTGGAAACAATGGCGGGCAGTGTACCACGCAGTGTCTATAGTCAATTTGCAAGCAAGGATGCACGCTTTTCGCGCACGAGGCCGGGCATCGTCGCACTGTTGTTGTGCGTATCGCTGCGGTTCGTGGGGCGGAGCAAGCGGGCACGGTGGGTAAGAGACTGAAATCAGAGGGTTTGGGTACAGATGGCAAGGTTTCTGCTTAGAGGCTGATGACCCATGCACTGATGCAGTCGCTGTGACGAATGCAGTGCAGCAGGCGGAACGGGGAGTTTCGTCAGGATCGGTTAACTGGCACCTGTCGGGCAACTTGGGCCGACGATGCGTTACAAAGCCAGGCACTGCGCTTAGACTTGAGTCGGGTTTGTTTTCCTGGGGCAAGTCCACCAATTCGGGAGAAAGTTTCATGAAGCTAGTCACTGCCATCATCAAGCCGTTCAAGTTGGACGACGTGCGCGAGTCGTTGTCCGAGATCGGCGTGCAGGGCATTACCGTTACTGAGGTCAAAGGCTTCGGTCGGCAGAAAGGTCACACCGAGCTGTATCGCGGCGCGGAATACGTGGTCGATTTCCTGCCCAAGGTGAAGATTGATGTCGCCATTGACGACAAGGATCTTGACCGGGTGATCGAGGCAATCACCAAGGCCGCCAACACCGGCAAGATCGGTGACGGGAAGATCTTTGTGGTCAATCTGGAACAGGCTATCCGCATCCGTACCGGCGAAACCGATACCGACGCCATCTAAGCCGCCAAACCCAACGCCCCAGGAGAAAACAATATGACTCTGCGTAAATTCGCAGGGCTAGGAGCCCTGTTGTCCTTCGCAATGCCAGGCCTGGCCATGGCAGAAGAAGCGGCAGCCCCAGTCCTGAACTCCGGCGACACCGCTTGGATGCTCACGGCCACGATTCTTGTACTGTTCATGACCATTCCCGGCCTGGCACTGTTCTACGGTGGCATGGTCCGGTCGAAAAACCTTCTTTCCGTGATGATGCAGTGCTTTGCCATTACCGGTCTGATCAGCGTCCTGTGGGTCATCTATGGCTACAGCATCGCGTTCGACACCACCGGCATGGAGCAGGGCGTCGTCAACTTCAACTCCTTTGTCGGCGGCCTGGGCAAAGCGTTCCTGGCAGGCGTCACCCCGTCCAGCCTGACCGGCCCGGCGGCGCTGTTCCCTGAAGCAGTGTTCATTACCTTCCAGATGACTTTCGCCATCATCACTCCAGCGCTGATCGTCGGTGCGTTTGCCGAGCGGATGAAGTTCTCCGCCATGCTGGTTTTCATGGGCGTATGGTTCACCCTGGTGTATGCACCGATCGCCCACATGGTCTGGTCCGGTAACGGCGGCCTGCTGTGGGACTGGGGCGTGCTGGACTTCGCTGGCGGCACCGTGGTGCACATCAACGCCGGTATCGCCGGCCTGGTGGCGTGCCTGGTACTGGGCAAGCGCAAAGGCTTCCCGACCACGCCGATGGCGCCGCATAACCTGGGCTATACCCTGATGGGCGCGGCGATGCTGTGGGTTGGCTGGTTCGGCTTCAACGCCGGTTCCGCAGTTGCTGCCAACGGCACCGCCGGCATGGCGATGCTGGTGACCCAGATCGCTACCGCCGCGGCGGCGCTGGGCTGGATGTTTGCCGAGTGGATCACCCACGGCAAGCCAAGCGCACTGGGCATCGCCTCGGGCGTGGTGGCCGGCCTGGTTGCAATCACCCCGGCTGCCGGCACCGTGGGCCCGATGGGCGCCCTGGTCATCGGCTTGGCGGCGGGCGTGGTGTGCTTCTTCTGCGCCACCACCCTCAAGCGCAAACTCGGCTACGACGACTCCCTGGACGCCTTCGGCGTGCACGGCATCGGCGGTATCCTCGGCGCGATCCTGACCGGTGTGTTCGCGGCACCGGCACTGGGTGGCTTCGGCACCGTGACCGATATCGGTGCGCAAGTGTGGATTCAATTCAAGGGCGTGGCTTTCACCGTGGTCTACACCGCGATCGTCACCTTCATCATTCTCAAGGTGCTGGACGCCGTCATGGGTCTGCGTGTCTCCGAGGAAGAAGAGGCCGTGGGCCTGGACCTGGCCCAACACAACGAACGTGGCTACAACCTGTAAGCACACGCAATAAAAAATGCCCGGTTCGCCGGGCATTTTTTTGTCTGGAATTTGTCACTGCTCACAGGACGCGGCGGTTTTCCCGACGCCTTTTGTTGTGGATGCGACATGGGGTTTTGTACCGCCAAAGGCTTACACCGAAGCAAGAATATTAGGCCCTTTGTTTTTTCCCAGAGCGCGCTAGAATGCGCGCCGAACGTGCGGAGATCTGTATGTGGCAACAGACGCTGATAACCCTGCGGGCAAGGCCCCGGGGCTTTCATCTGGTGACGGACGAATTGCTTGCCGGCCTGCCTGAACTCCAGGCGTGTCGTGTCGGTCTGTTGCATCTGTGGCTGCAGCATACCTCGGCTTCGTTGACCATCAACGAGAACGCCGATTCGGCGGTACGTCGAGACTTCGAACGATTTTTCAATCGGCTGATCCCACAAGGAACCGCCGACTATGAGCACAACGACGAAGGCCTGGACGACCTCCCGGCGCACTTCAAGGCCAGTGTGCTCGGTTGCCAGCTCAGCCTGCCGGTCACGGCAGGACGGTTGGCATTGGGTACCTGGCAAGGTGTTTATCTGGGCGAGCACCGTGATCACGGCGGTGCTCGTAAAGTCCTCGCCACCTTGTACGGTGAAGGGGCATAACCGCTGATTGCCGGCGGATGTTGAATTTTTTCTGGCAGCCTTCGAACAGATGGCGAAGCTGGGCTATAACTAATCTGCTTTTCGCAAGTCATGAGGTAGAACATGAGCGACGATGATCTGGAAAACGACGACCTCGAAGTGGGCGACGAAGACGAGACCGAAGAAGGCCTTGAAGCGGCGGCTGAAGACGTAGCCGACGATGATGGGGCCGATGTTCCGGTTCCTACCGCCAAAGGCAAGGCCAAGGCCGCGGTGTCGGTCGACGAGTTGCCGAGCGTAGAGGCCAAGAACAAGGAGCGTGATGCGCTCGCCAAGGCCATGGAGGAATTCCTGGCCAGGGGCGGTAAGGTGCAGGAAGTGGAGGCCAACGTGGTCGCTGATCCGCCCAAGAAGCCGGACAACAAGTACGGCAGCCGCCCTATCTGAGCTTCTGCTTCTTGCTTGCTGAAAAAGCCCGCCGTCGCTGCGGGCTTTTTCATGGGCCAGATAAAGTCTCGGACCTGTGGGAGCGAGCCTGCTCGCGATAGCGGTGGGTCTGCTGGTATTGATGTTGGATGTGCCGCCGCCATCGCGAGCAGGCTCGCTCCCGCAAAGGGGTGTTGGCGGCTACAGAGCAGTGGGTTCAGGGTTGGCTATGCCAACCTGCCAGCAACCCCGGCAGTTCGGTCAGGCTGCGAATCTCCGCATCTGGCGCATGGTCGGCCTCCCAGGCCTTGCCCGTCGGGTTGAACCACACCGCGCGCAGGCCGGCCTGTTGGGCGCCGGCGATGTCATCGCCCGGGTGATCGCCAATGTGTACGGCGGTCTGCGCCGTGGCACCGCCGCGTTGCAGGGCTTCGTGGAACAGCCGGGCGTCAGGCTTGGCGATGCCGATGTCTTCGGCGCACAAGGCGAACTTGAAATAGTCCGCCAGCCCCAGGCGCCGCACGTCGGCATTGCCATTGGTGACCACGCCAAGGGCGAAATGATTGGCCAGGATCTCCAGGGTGGGCTGCACCTCGGGGAAAACCTCCAGTTGATGACGGGCATGCAGGAACGTCTCGAATGCCTCGTCCGCCAGCTCAGACGCTTGCCACTGATCGTAGCCGGCCTCTTGCAGTGCGCGGAACAGCACCCGTCGGCGCAATGCGCTGATGCGATGCTTCAGGCCGGGCTCTTCGCGCAAGACTTGCTCGCGAATCGAAAAAAGATGCTCCACCGGCACGCCGCCCAGGTTCGGTGCGTTGTCGGTCAGCCATTGGCGGAGTACGGCTTCGGCGCTGGCGATCACCGGGGCGGTATCCCACAGGGTGTCGTCCAGGTCGAAAGTGATGAGCTCGATGGTCATGATTCGTCGCCCTTGATGCGTTTGGCCCTGGGGTGGGCACTGTCATAGACCGTCGCCAGGTGCTGGAAGTCCAGATGGGTATAGATCTGTGTGGTCTTGATGTCCGAGTGGCCGAGCAACTCCTGGACGGCGCGCAGGTCCTGGGACGATTCCAAAAGATGGCTGGCGAAGGAGTGCCTGAGCATGTGTGGGTGCAGGTTCTGTCCCAGCTCGCGTTCACCGGCGGCCTTGACCCGCAACTGAATCGCCCGCGGGCCCAGGCGCCGCCCTTGTTGGCTGACGAAGACCGCGTCGTCGGCGGGGTTGGTCAGCGCCCGCAGCGCCAGCCACTGCTCCAGGGCTTCGCGGGCCTTGCGGCCGACGGGCAGCAGGCGTGTCTTGCTGCCCTTGCCGAGCACCTGGACCATGCCATCGGCCAGGTCCAGTTGATCCAGGTTAAGCCCCGTCAGTTCCGAAAGCCGCAGGCCGGAAGAATAGAACAGCTCGAGAATCGCCTGGTCGCGTCGTGCCAGGAAGTCATCCTCGACGGCGCCTTCAAGCAATTGCAGGGCGCGGTCGGTATCGAGGGTCTTGGGCAGCCGGCGTTCGCCCTTGGGCGGCGCCAGGCCGGTGGCCGGGTCGTGATCGCACAAGCCTTCGCGGTTGAGGTAGTGATACAGGCCTCGCACCGCGGACAACAGCCGCGCCAGGCTGCGGGAGGATTGCCCCTGTTGATGCAGGCGGGCGACCAGGCTGCGCAAGCGCTGGATGTCCAGGGCCGCCCAGCTGCCGATGTTCTGC harbors:
- a CDS encoding accessory factor UbiK family protein; translation: MLAPKDLLDALSGHASRILSGDTPLPKSEIESQFKALLQSGFSKLDLVSREEFDSQMVVLARTRARLESLEAKVAELEARLAPAQE
- the glnK gene encoding P-II family nitrogen regulator; the encoded protein is MKLVTAIIKPFKLDDVRESLSEIGVQGITVTEVKGFGRQKGHTELYRGAEYVVDFLPKVKIDVAIDDKDLDRVIEAITKAANTGKIGDGKIFVVNLEQAIRIRTGETDTDAI
- a CDS encoding ammonium transporter, with the translated sequence MTLRKFAGLGALLSFAMPGLAMAEEAAAPVLNSGDTAWMLTATILVLFMTIPGLALFYGGMVRSKNLLSVMMQCFAITGLISVLWVIYGYSIAFDTTGMEQGVVNFNSFVGGLGKAFLAGVTPSSLTGPAALFPEAVFITFQMTFAIITPALIVGAFAERMKFSAMLVFMGVWFTLVYAPIAHMVWSGNGGLLWDWGVLDFAGGTVVHINAGIAGLVACLVLGKRKGFPTTPMAPHNLGYTLMGAAMLWVGWFGFNAGSAVAANGTAGMAMLVTQIATAAAALGWMFAEWITHGKPSALGIASGVVAGLVAITPAAGTVGPMGALVIGLAAGVVCFFCATTLKRKLGYDDSLDAFGVHGIGGILGAILTGVFAAPALGGFGTVTDIGAQVWIQFKGVAFTVVYTAIVTFIILKVLDAVMGLRVSEEEEAVGLDLAQHNERGYNL
- a CDS encoding secondary thiamine-phosphate synthase enzyme YjbQ, giving the protein MWQQTLITLRARPRGFHLVTDELLAGLPELQACRVGLLHLWLQHTSASLTINENADSAVRRDFERFFNRLIPQGTADYEHNDEGLDDLPAHFKASVLGCQLSLPVTAGRLALGTWQGVYLGEHRDHGGARKVLATLYGEGA
- the sutA gene encoding transcriptional regulator SutA → MSDDDLENDDLEVGDEDETEEGLEAAAEDVADDDGADVPVPTAKGKAKAAVSVDELPSVEAKNKERDALAKAMEEFLARGGKVQEVEANVVADPPKKPDNKYGSRPI
- a CDS encoding HAD family hydrolase; amino-acid sequence: MTIELITFDLDDTLWDTAPVIASAEAVLRQWLTDNAPNLGGVPVEHLFSIREQVLREEPGLKHRISALRRRVLFRALQEAGYDQWQASELADEAFETFLHARHQLEVFPEVQPTLEILANHFALGVVTNGNADVRRLGLADYFKFALCAEDIGIAKPDARLFHEALQRGGATAQTAVHIGDHPGDDIAGAQQAGLRAVWFNPTGKAWEADHAPDAEIRSLTELPGLLAGWHSQP
- the xerC gene encoding tyrosine recombinase XerC, whose product is MERQLDAYCEHLRSERQVSPHTLSAYRRDLEKVLGWCQKQNIGSWAALDIQRLRSLVARLHQQGQSSRSLARLLSAVRGLYHYLNREGLCDHDPATGLAPPKGERRLPKTLDTDRALQLLEGAVEDDFLARRDQAILELFYSSGLRLSELTGLNLDQLDLADGMVQVLGKGSKTRLLPVGRKAREALEQWLALRALTNPADDAVFVSQQGRRLGPRAIQLRVKAAGERELGQNLHPHMLRHSFASHLLESSQDLRAVQELLGHSDIKTTQIYTHLDFQHLATVYDSAHPRAKRIKGDES